DNA from Vicinamibacteria bacterium:
GAGGTCCCATAGAGATTTCCGTATACCTCGGCCCACTCCAGGAAATCTCCCGCCGCCAGCATCTTACGGAATCCACTCTCCGTCACGAAATGGTAATCGACGCCCTCCCGCTCCGACGGACGCTTGGCCCGCGTGGTGTAGGACACCGAGAACCTCATACTATCCACGGAAGCCAGTAGATTTCGTACCAGCGTGGTCTTGCCCGAGCCCGAAGGGGCAGAGATGACGAAGAGACTCCCCCACCGCGCGGTCATTCGATGTTCTGGACCTGCTCGCGCAGCCGCTCGAGCTCGGTCTTCATGGCAATTACCCGCTCGGCGATCCCCGCATCCTGGGCTTTCGCGCCGATCGTATTGACCTCTCGATTCATCTCCTGGACGATGAAGTCGAGCTTCTTGCCGCAGGGGGAGCCGGCGGCAACGGTCTCGCGCCAGAGAACGAGATGGCTCCTGAAGCGGGTGACCTCCTCGGCGATGTCGCTTCGCTCGACCAGGCGGGCCACCTCCATGGCAACGGTCGCGGGATCGATGGAGGAGCCCACGATCTCTCCCACTCGCGCCTGCAGATCGTCTCGTCTCGTTTGGCGGCTTCCCTCAGCGCGCTTGTCGACGTCATCAACGAGCTGCCGCAAGGTCTCGGTGCGCGCCGCGAAGTCGGCCGCTATTTCGGCACCCTCGGCCGTCCGCATCTGCGAGAGCGCATCGAGCGCCTCGTCGATCGCCGGCTCCATCGCCTTCCATAGGCTCGACTCCTCGACGTCGCGCTCCTTCACCCGAAACGCGGCCGGGAAGTTGACCAGAGCGGACAGATCGACTTCCCCATCGATGCCGGCTCTTCGGCCGACGTCCCGCAAACGCTCTACGAGCTCGGTGAGCAAGGCCAGGTCGACGTCGATCGTATACGCGCTCTCGCTGCGCGGCTTCACCCGGAAACCGACCTCGACCTTCCCTCTTGCGAGCTCGGCTCCCACGCGATCGCGGACACGCTTTTCCAGAGGGGCGAGCGAAGAGCTGCCGCTCAGACGCAGGTCCAGATAACGATGATTCACGCTACGAATCTCGACCACGATCTCGTAGGCATCGTTCTCCGCCGAGCCGCGCGCGAAGCCAGTCATGCTCTTGAGCATGGATTAGGGCTCTCCTCCGACCGAGACGGGATCCGGCCCCAGCACGAATTGGAGCTGGTACAGCCTCCGGTAGAGTCCGTCCGGCCGACTGACGAGCTCCTCATGCCTCCCGATCTCTTGGATCCGGCCCTCGTCGATGACCACGATCAGGTCGGCGCGGCGCACCGTCGACAATCGGTGCGCGATGACGAGCGTCGTGCGATCCGCCATGAGGTTCTCGAGCGCCTGCTGAACCAGGGCCTCCGACTCGGCGTCGAGAGAGCTCGTGGCTTCATCGAGAACCAGAATCGGCGGATTCTTCAAGATTGCGCGCGCGATGGCGAGACGCTGGCGCTCGCCACCCGACAGCCTCTGGCCTCGCTCGCCCACGACCGTCTCGAACCCATGGGGCGTCGCCTCGATGAATTCCAGGGCATTGGCCGCTTTCGCGGCGCTACGGATGGCCTCGTCGTCGATCGACGACAGGCCGTAAGCGATGTTGTTACGGATCGTGTCGTTGAAGAGAATCGTCTCCTGGGTTACCAGGCCGATCTGACCGCGTAGAGAAGACAGGGTGGCCCGGCGGATGTCGATGCCATCGAAGAGCACCGCTCCGCCCGTAGGATCATAGAAACGGGGCACGAGGCTGGCGAGAGTCGATTTGCCCGCACCGCTGGTTCCCACGAGGGCCACGACCTGGCCAACCTCGATGACGAAATTGATGTCGGTCAGCGTTGCCCCCTCGCCGTCTCCGTAAACGAATTCTATTTCGCGGAACTCGATCCGCTTGCCGAGCGGTGCGAGTGCGATGGCGTCGGGAGCCTCGCGAATCTCCTGCTCCGTATCCAGCACCGCAAAGATCCTGGCGGCGGCCGACAACGCCTGCTGGAAGGTCGCGTTCACCCGCGAAAGCTTCTTCACCGGCATGTACATCGCGAAAAGCGCCGCC
Protein-coding regions in this window:
- a CDS encoding YicC/YloC family endoribonuclease, coding for MLKSMTGFARGSAENDAYEIVVEIRSVNHRYLDLRLSGSSSLAPLEKRVRDRVGAELARGKVEVGFRVKPRSESAYTIDVDLALLTELVERLRDVGRRAGIDGEVDLSALVNFPAAFRVKERDVEESSLWKAMEPAIDEALDALSQMRTAEGAEIAADFAARTETLRQLVDDVDKRAEGSRQTRRDDLQARVGEIVGSSIDPATVAMEVARLVERSDIAEEVTRFRSHLVLWRETVAAGSPCGKKLDFIVQEMNREVNTIGAKAQDAGIAERVIAMKTELERLREQVQNIE
- a CDS encoding ABC transporter transmembrane domain-containing protein gives rise to the protein MEQFRRLLAQAWPYRGRFLLACVAMVGFAATSAGLAYLVKPVFDDVLIRNVNLGRIAALIAILYLGKGLFSYFATYLMSWVGQRTVMDLRNRLYQHVIRQSVGFFKRQSTGTLMSHITNDVERIQLAVSEAFGDLLMQSFALVGYGALLFYYDWRLAIIALVSAPLAVYPLVTLGRKLRRTTDTGLERWRDITNILQETISGSRIVKAFRMEAFETGRFVKATERLFRTNMRITRVVSIMPPIMEFVGGLGLAAAIWYGSGRIAAGTMTTGEFTSFMAALFAMYMPVKKLSRVNATFQQALSAAARIFAVLDTEQEIREAPDAIALAPLGKRIEFREIEFVYGDGEGATLTDINFVIEVGQVVALVGTSGAGKSTLASLVPRFYDPTGGAVLFDGIDIRRATLSSLRGQIGLVTQETILFNDTIRNNIAYGLSSIDDEAIRSAAKAANALEFIEATPHGFETVVGERGQRLSGGERQRLAIARAILKNPPILVLDEATSSLDAESEALVQQALENLMADRTTLVIAHRLSTVRRADLIVVIDEGRIQEIGRHEELVSRPDGLYRRLYQLQFVLGPDPVSVGGEP